One window from the genome of Oryctolagus cuniculus chromosome 1, mOryCun1.1, whole genome shotgun sequence encodes:
- the RGS3 gene encoding regulator of G-protein signaling 3 isoform X6 — MEERSAAFLQSGGGRLDRMFETEADEKREMPSAEGKGPAAEAPPPSKDPSSGQEPPPEPEPPLSQDPPSRDAPTCTEPTPEQEGPLSKNATPCQEPPPAQDPPPCGDLSAGQEPPPSQDAPLSKDIPAIRDPPSCQGLPPSPPLLAETTGTGDPPAAPGAPPAVSRPAFVIPEVRLDSAYSHRAGAERGSSGEEEEDAEEAEEGEEGEEDEEEDTSDDNYTERSEAKRSSMIETGPGAEGGLSLRVQNSLRRRTHSEGSLLQEARGPCFSSDTTLHCSDGEGAASSWAIPSPRTLKKELGRNGGSMHHLSLFFTGHRKMSGDDDEASRKRKSKNLAKDMKTKLGIFRRRNESPGAQPAGKADKMMKSFKPTSEEALKWSESLEKLLLHKYGLAVFQAFLRTEFSEENLEFWLACEDFKKVKSQSKMAAKAKKIFAEYIAIQACKEVNLDSYTREHTKDNLQSVTRGCFDLAQKRIFGLMEKDSYPRFLRSDLYLDLIQQKKMSPPL; from the exons ATGTTTGAGACCGAGGCAGATGAGAAGAGGGAGATGCCCTCAGCTGAAGGGAAGGGGCCGGCTGCCGAGGCCCCCCCACCCAGCAAGGACCCCTCTTctggccaggagcctcctccagagcCAGAGCCACCCCTCAGCCAGGACCCGCCCAGCAGAGATGCACCCACCTGCACGGAACCCACTCCGGAGCAAGAAGGCCCACTGAGCAAGAATGCCACGCCATGCCAGGAACCGCCTCCGGCCCAGGACCCCCCACCCTGCGGTGACCTATCTGCTGGCCAAGAGCCCCCTCCCAGCCAGGATGCTCCACTCAGCAAAGACATCCCTGCCATCAGAGACCCCCCGTCCTGTCAaggcctgcctcccagccctcctCTGCTGGCTGAGACCACGGGCACAGGGGACCCCCCAGCGGCCCCCGGGGCCCCGCCTGCCGTCTCCAGGCCTGCCTTTGTGATCCCCGAGGTCCGGCTGGATAGCGCCTATAGCCACAGGGCAGGTGCCGAGAGGGGCAGctcaggagaggaggaggaggatgcagaagaggcagaggagggcgaggaaggggaggaagacgAGGAGGAGGACACGAGCGATGACAACTACACGGAGCGCAGTGAGGCCAAGCGCAGCAGCATGATCGAGACAGGCCCGGGGGCCGAGGGCGGCCTCTCGCTGCGGGTGCAGAACTCACTGCGGCGCCGGACGCACAGCGAGGGCAGCCTGCTGCAGGAGGCCCGCGGGCCCTGCTTCTCCTCGGACACCACCTTGCACTGCTCGGACGGTGAAGGCGCCGCGTCCTCCTGGGCCATCCCTTCACCCCGCACCCTCAAGAAGGAGCTGGGCCGCAATGGGGGCTCCATGCACCATCTGTCCCTCTTCTTCACGGGGCACAGGAAG aTGAGTGGGGATGATGACGAGGCCTCCCggaagagaaagagcaaaaaCCT AGCCAAGGACATGAAGACCAAGCTGGGCATCTTCAGGAGGCGGAACGAGTCCCCTGGGGCCCAGCCGGCGGGCAAGGCAGACAAAATGATGAAGTCATTCAA GCCCACCTCGGAGGAAGCCCTCAAGTGGAGCGAGTCCTTGGAGAAGCTGCTGCTTCATAAAT ATGGCTTAGCCGTGTTCCAGGCCTTCCTCCGCACGGAGTTTAGCGAGGAGAACCTGGAGTTCTGGCTGGCTTGTGAGGACTTCAAGAAGGTCAAGTCGCAGTCCAAGAtggcagccaaagccaagaagaTCTTTGCTGAATACATCGCGATCCAGGCGTGCAAGGAG gTCAACCTGGACTCGTACACGCGGGAGCACACCAAGGACAACCTGCAGAGCGTCACGCGTGGctgcttcgacctggcccagaaGCGTATCTTTGGGCTCATGGAAAAGGACTCGTACCCCCGCTTCCTCCGCTCCGACCTCTACCTGGACCTCATTCAGCAGAAGAAGATGAGTCCCCCGCTTTAG
- the RGS3 gene encoding regulator of G-protein signaling 3 isoform X7, translating to MFETEADEKREMPSAEGKGPAAEAPPPSKDPSSGQEPPPEPEPPLSQDPPSRDAPTCTEPTPEQEGPLSKNATPCQEPPPAQDPPPCGDLSAGQEPPPSQDAPLSKDIPAIRDPPSCQGLPPSPPLLAETTGTGDPPAAPGAPPAVSRPAFVIPEVRLDSAYSHRAGAERGSSGEEEEDAEEAEEGEEGEEDEEEDTSDDNYTERSEAKRSSMIETGPGAEGGLSLRVQNSLRRRTHSEGSLLQEARGPCFSSDTTLHCSDGEGAASSWAIPSPRTLKKELGRNGGSMHHLSLFFTGHRKMSGDDDEASRKRKSKNLAKDMKTKLGIFRRRNESPGAQPAGKADKMMKSFKPTSEEALKWSESLEKLLLHKYGLAVFQAFLRTEFSEENLEFWLACEDFKKVKSQSKMAAKAKKIFAEYIAIQACKEVNLDSYTREHTKDNLQSVTRGCFDLAQKRIFGLMEKDSYPRFLRSDLYLDLIQQKKMSPPL from the exons ATGTTTGAGACCGAGGCAGATGAGAAGAGGGAGATGCCCTCAGCTGAAGGGAAGGGGCCGGCTGCCGAGGCCCCCCCACCCAGCAAGGACCCCTCTTctggccaggagcctcctccagagcCAGAGCCACCCCTCAGCCAGGACCCGCCCAGCAGAGATGCACCCACCTGCACGGAACCCACTCCGGAGCAAGAAGGCCCACTGAGCAAGAATGCCACGCCATGCCAGGAACCGCCTCCGGCCCAGGACCCCCCACCCTGCGGTGACCTATCTGCTGGCCAAGAGCCCCCTCCCAGCCAGGATGCTCCACTCAGCAAAGACATCCCTGCCATCAGAGACCCCCCGTCCTGTCAaggcctgcctcccagccctcctCTGCTGGCTGAGACCACGGGCACAGGGGACCCCCCAGCGGCCCCCGGGGCCCCGCCTGCCGTCTCCAGGCCTGCCTTTGTGATCCCCGAGGTCCGGCTGGATAGCGCCTATAGCCACAGGGCAGGTGCCGAGAGGGGCAGctcaggagaggaggaggaggatgcagaagaggcagaggagggcgaggaaggggaggaagacgAGGAGGAGGACACGAGCGATGACAACTACACGGAGCGCAGTGAGGCCAAGCGCAGCAGCATGATCGAGACAGGCCCGGGGGCCGAGGGCGGCCTCTCGCTGCGGGTGCAGAACTCACTGCGGCGCCGGACGCACAGCGAGGGCAGCCTGCTGCAGGAGGCCCGCGGGCCCTGCTTCTCCTCGGACACCACCTTGCACTGCTCGGACGGTGAAGGCGCCGCGTCCTCCTGGGCCATCCCTTCACCCCGCACCCTCAAGAAGGAGCTGGGCCGCAATGGGGGCTCCATGCACCATCTGTCCCTCTTCTTCACGGGGCACAGGAAG aTGAGTGGGGATGATGACGAGGCCTCCCggaagagaaagagcaaaaaCCT AGCCAAGGACATGAAGACCAAGCTGGGCATCTTCAGGAGGCGGAACGAGTCCCCTGGGGCCCAGCCGGCGGGCAAGGCAGACAAAATGATGAAGTCATTCAA GCCCACCTCGGAGGAAGCCCTCAAGTGGAGCGAGTCCTTGGAGAAGCTGCTGCTTCATAAAT ATGGCTTAGCCGTGTTCCAGGCCTTCCTCCGCACGGAGTTTAGCGAGGAGAACCTGGAGTTCTGGCTGGCTTGTGAGGACTTCAAGAAGGTCAAGTCGCAGTCCAAGAtggcagccaaagccaagaagaTCTTTGCTGAATACATCGCGATCCAGGCGTGCAAGGAG gTCAACCTGGACTCGTACACGCGGGAGCACACCAAGGACAACCTGCAGAGCGTCACGCGTGGctgcttcgacctggcccagaaGCGTATCTTTGGGCTCATGGAAAAGGACTCGTACCCCCGCTTCCTCCGCTCCGACCTCTACCTGGACCTCATTCAGCAGAAGAAGATGAGTCCCCCGCTTTAG
- the RGS3 gene encoding regulator of G-protein signaling 3 isoform X9, protein MLRGMYLTRNGNLQRRHTMKEAKDMKTKLGIFRRRNESPGAQPAGKADKMMKSFKPTSEEALKWSESLEKLLLHKYGLAVFQAFLRTEFSEENLEFWLACEDFKKVKSQSKMAAKAKKIFAEYIAIQACKEVNLDSYTREHTKDNLQSVTRGCFDLAQKRIFGLMEKDSYPRFLRSDLYLDLIQQKKMSPPL, encoded by the exons ATGCTGCGGGGCATGTACCTCACCCGGAATGGGAACCTGCAGAGGCGGCACACGATGAAGGA AGCCAAGGACATGAAGACCAAGCTGGGCATCTTCAGGAGGCGGAACGAGTCCCCTGGGGCCCAGCCGGCGGGCAAGGCAGACAAAATGATGAAGTCATTCAA GCCCACCTCGGAGGAAGCCCTCAAGTGGAGCGAGTCCTTGGAGAAGCTGCTGCTTCATAAAT ATGGCTTAGCCGTGTTCCAGGCCTTCCTCCGCACGGAGTTTAGCGAGGAGAACCTGGAGTTCTGGCTGGCTTGTGAGGACTTCAAGAAGGTCAAGTCGCAGTCCAAGAtggcagccaaagccaagaagaTCTTTGCTGAATACATCGCGATCCAGGCGTGCAAGGAG gTCAACCTGGACTCGTACACGCGGGAGCACACCAAGGACAACCTGCAGAGCGTCACGCGTGGctgcttcgacctggcccagaaGCGTATCTTTGGGCTCATGGAAAAGGACTCGTACCCCCGCTTCCTCCGCTCCGACCTCTACCTGGACCTCATTCAGCAGAAGAAGATGAGTCCCCCGCTTTAG